From Primulina huaijiensis isolate GDHJ02 chromosome 15, ASM1229523v2, whole genome shotgun sequence, one genomic window encodes:
- the LOC140959616 gene encoding ubiquitin-conjugating enzyme E2 2-like — protein MVHYFDGLMCYPSLMLGQKHDDDMLKSSLEVLLTLNLVLSIFQFFNIIYIYIYCLLIGTFKLSLQFTEDYPNKPPTVRFVSRMFHPNIYADGSICLDILQNQWSPIYDVAAILTSIQSLLCDPNPNSPANSESARLFSENKREYNRKVREIVEQSWTAD, from the exons ATGGTGCATTATTTTGATGGCCTAATGTGTTACCCTTCCCTTATGTTGGGTCAAAAGCACGACGACGACATGCTGAAAAGTTCATTAGAAGTTTTGTTGACATTGAATCTGGTTCTCTCTATCTTTcagttttttaatattatatatatatatatatattgtttgctAATAGGTACGTTTAAGCTGTCACTTCAATTTACAGAAGACTACCCAAATAAGCCCCCAACAGTGCGATTTGTGTCTAGGATGTTCCATCCAAACA TTTATGCTGATGGAAGTATATGCTTGGATATCCTGCAAAATCAGTGGAGTCCAATATATGACGTAGCTGCTATTCTTACATCTATCCAG TCGCTGCTGTGTGATCCAAATCCAAACTCACCCGCAAATTCTGAATCTGCGCGGTTGTTTAGTGAAAACAAGCGTGAATATAACAGGAAGGTGCGTGAAATTGTTGAGCAGAGCTGGACAGCAGATTAG